A stretch of the Aphis gossypii isolate Hap1 chromosome 2, ASM2018417v2, whole genome shotgun sequence genome encodes the following:
- the LOC114129934 gene encoding disks large 1 tumor suppressor protein, whose translation MKELNRSSSTKKKPINNSNGMIRKVSSLFSLDGQMNGNAKPEWIVDEIALERGDSGLGFSIAGGTDNPQTDDDTSIFITKIIPGGTAYRDGRLCVNDIITKVNDTPVVGVPHSTAVDALKRAGHRVTLCVKRKKNVLPLGPNVLEIELSKGTKGLGFSIAGGIGNQHIPGDNGIFVTKIMDGGAAQVDGRILVGDKLVAVKNTLLGDRNLENVTHEEAVWTLKNTREKVVLVIGKTEPITYTDSAPSPIIVDTIPNSYSTDTLNTVKSYESLPNYDVRTVVLHKGSGGLGFNIVGGEDGEGIFISFILAGGPADQTGQLKRGDTILKVNEVDLNNATHEEAADALKNAGQTVLLTVQHRPKDYNRFEAKIHELKSQLAASCGTLMRTTQKKTLYVRTLFDYDPSSDDGLPSIGLPFKYGAILHVTNASDDEWWQARKVLATGREEGIGIIPSKRRWERKQKARDRSVKFRGNESKSLDRLSTLERKKKSMTFSRRFPWVRRGKDGKYENGLDDMVLQRQSRENICEKIEETPSYEAVVRLQISYARPVIILGPLKDKINDDLISEYPERFSSCVPHTTREIRPDEVDGRDYHFVKSREQMDLDIQNHLFIEAGQFNGNLYGTSVSSVRHVAESGKHCILDVSGNAIKRLQVAGLHSIAIFFKPKSVEALMEMCKRMSEAEARKHVERAAKIEQEFGDQFTGIVQGDTYEEVYDNVKAMIEKNSGRHIWVSSKEKL comes from the exons ATGAAAGAACTCAACCGGTCGTCATCCACCAAAAAGAAACCGATCAACAATTCGAATGGTATGATCAGAAAAGTGTCGTCGCTGTTTAGTCTGGACGGCCAGATGAACGGCAACGCCAAACCCGAATGGATTGTGGACGAGATAGCCTTGGAAAGAGGTGACTCAGGACTGGGCTTCAGCATTGCTG GAGGTACAGACAATCCTCAAACTGATGACGATACGTCCATATTTATTACCAAAATAATCCCTGGTGGTACAGCCTATCGAGATGGTCGGTTGTGTGTCAACGATATCATCACCAAAGTCAATGATACGCCTGTTGTTGGAGTCCCTCATTCAACTGCAGTAGATGCACTCAAACGAGCGGGACATAGAGTTACTTTATGTGTCAAACGCAAGAAAAATGTGCTGCCCTTGGGGCCAAATGTTTTAGAAATAGAACTCAGCAAAGGCACCAAG ggaTTGGGATTTAGTATTGCGGGTGGTATTGGCAATCAACACATACCTGGTGATAATGGAATTtttgttactaaaataatgGATGGTGGTGCTGCCCAAGTAGATGGTAGAATATTGGTTGGTGATAAACTAGTTGCAGTCAAGAACACTCTTCTTGGTGACCgtaatttagaaaatgttaCACACGAAGAAGCTGTATGGACATTAAAAAATACCCGTGAAAAAGTGGTATTAGTCATTGGTAAAACTGAACCAATTACATATACCGATTCTGCGCCATCACCAATCATCGTTGATACCATTCCAAATTCTTATTCTACTGACACattaaatactgtaaaaaGTTATGAAAGCTTACCAAATTATGATGTAAGAACAGTAGTTTTACATAAAGGTTCAGGGGGCTTGGGATTTAACATTGTTGGTGGTGAAGACGGagaaggtatatttatatcattcatTCTTGCTGGTGGTCCAGCCGATCAAACAGGACAATTGAAAAGAGGAGATACTATTCTAAAAGTAAATGAAGTTGATTTGAATAATGCAACACACGAAGAAGCAGCTGATGCCCTTAAAAATGCTGGACAAACCGTTTTATTAACAGTTCAACATCGACCCAAAGATTATAACAG atttgaaGCTAAAATTCATGAACTAAAATCTCAACTTGCTGCTTCTTGTGGTACATTGATGCGCACTACTCAGAAAAAAACTTTGTATGTCCGCACCCTATTTGATTATGATCCATCCAGTGATGATGGTCTTCCTAGTATTGGACTACCATTCAAATATGGTGCTATTCTTCATGTGACTAATGCAAGTGATGATGAATGGTGGCAAGCACGAAAAGTCTTAGCTACTGGTCGAGAAGAGGGTATTGGTATTATACCTTCGAAACGCAGGTGGGAGCGAAAACAAAAAGCCCGTGATAGATCTGTTAAGTTTCGAGGAAATGAAAGCAAAAGTTTGGATCGGTTATCGAcattagaaagaaaaaaaaaatcaatgactTTTAGTAGAAGATTTCCATGGGTACGAAGAGGCAAAGATGGGAAGTATGAGAATGGCCTTGATGATATGGTATTGCAAAGGCAATCTAGAGAAAATATATgtgaaaaaattgaagaaaCTCCTTCTTATGAAGCAGTG gttcgACTTCAAATCTCCTATGCACGACCTGTCATTATACTTGGTCCATTAAAGGATAAAATAAACGATGACCTAATTTCAGAGTATCCAGAACGTTTTAGTTCATGTGTTCCTCACACAACTCGTGAAATAAGACCAGATGAAGTTGATGGTCGTGATTATCATTTTGTAAAATCTCGTGAACAAATGGACCTTGACATCCAAAATCATTTGTTCATTGAAGCTGGGCAATTCAATGGCAACCTATATGGTACATCCGTTTCATCTGTCCGTCATGTAGCTGAATCGGGTAAACATTGTATACTCGATGTAAGTGGTAATGCTATTAAACGACTTCAAGTTGCCGGATTGCATTCTATAGCAATATTCTTCAAGCCAAAGAGTGTAGAAGCTTTAATGGAAATGTGCAAGCGTATGAGCGAAGCAGAAGCGAGAAAACACGTGGAACGAGCAGCTAAAATAGAACAAGAATTTGGTGATCAATTTACGGGTATAGTACAAGGTGATACATATGAAGAAGTGTATGATAATGTAAAAGCAATGATCGAAAAAAATTCTGGTAGACACATTTGGGTATCTTCTAAAGAGAAATTATAA
- the LOC114129948 gene encoding uncharacterized protein LOC114129948 isoform X1 — protein MNWRTPLTSSQVLEFLPLNTWTEVILISLEPNENGVYIATTEDKKIKQFEDMNKMSVFGDCFEKVKEFKASEIVAVIIDENWYRGRMINYNEFKFNDTRIELIDVGCFYQTKLDNLFVLPYFLLYEQLALPIQFQEFTPKTTKLTIKPNFPKSKLHEGIVLVDVFYNNIKLNNEDEKNQLDTKNKKCITYSPARQEEQKNVSLINGDYCFIQMFNDLSNIYVCKVVKNIENENYTLCDVDDVLSKTIYCKDQKLKKYPILGDTVKVFSFQKQDYYRAKILKKNNDQNSYDVFFIDYGNIETIMSSEIYELPQELCCKPGLIIKVGISDLVPVENNSLRAHEKIKELFEIFIKNKKIFQIEFDETPENYLQNVKFKEIENGLYINDFIKNCFNELSEIECQKSLHTHFKINNNHHDDINLGRKLNNNDIVYLKSFQPHNIVYVIKDIKLFNEITFNITQDKNSILKTDFNEGDIVKVISGNSTYRAKIQMKLSKYNSISVINIDTGAYNFVKPNSIYELSNDLMKIPRLSIRLKVYDLLKINANTGDKDLLISYIKSIENIPLLVKWVQNDSSQYKYSKKCVILKRTDNSESIFTEFFRSIKGTPSFICNEMSNCNVNDEVINEFKKNLKIDDFENVKLKNGDYCIITYFKNFKDIYICKAGNDFDGNFYTNNDINSMFKDMHHSSDSEVNANPVLGDIVKVFSPAYKSYYRAKILSAEGKNCFRVLYIDYGDIEMAELCNIFELSDNLKKQPGNAIQIGIDISLDKTPNEEIINMFDHLATHEIQLSMEFNESDEKGLDNCVLKVISNGLNINNEVLKLLSNESPSSLLEITS, from the exons ATGAATTGGCGGACTCCTCTTACATCTTCTCAAGTTCTGGAATTCTTACCTCTGAACACTTGGACCGAA gTAATCTTAATTTCACTTGAACCAAATGAAAATGGTGTATATATAGCTACAactgaagataaaaaaataaaacagtttgaagatatgaataaaatgtcaGTATTTGGTGATTGCTTTGAAAAAGTTAAAGAATTTAAGGCTTCGGAAATTGTTGCTGTTATAATAGATGAAAATtg gtatagaGGAAGAATGATAAATTacaatgaattcaaatttaatgatacaaGAATTGAGTTAATTGATGTTGGTTGTTTTTATCAAACTAAATTAGACAATTTGTTTGTTCTTCCATACTTCTTGTTGTATGAACAATTA gcTCTACCAATCCAATTCCAGGAGTTTACACccaaaacaacaaaattaactataaaaccgAATTTTCCTAAAAGC aagcTGCATGAAGGGATTGTGCTTGttgatgttttttataataatatcaagttGAATAACgaagatgaaaaaaatcaattagatacaaaaaataa aaaatgtatcaCTTATAGTCCAGCTAGACAGGAAgagcaaaaaaatgtttcattaataaatggagattattgttttattcaaatgtttaatgatttgtctaatatttatgtatgcaaagttgtgaaaaatattgaaaatgaaaattatactttatgcgATGTTGATgatgttttatcaaaaacaatttactgTAAAG atcaaaaactcaaaaaatatccaattttGGGCGATACTGTCAAAGTGTTTTCATTCCAAAAACAAGATTATTATAGagcaaaaattttgaaaaaaaataatgatcaaaATAGTTATGATGTCTTTTTTATTGACTACGgaaatattgaaacaattaTGTCTAGTGAAATATATGAATTGCCACAAGAATTATGCTGcaag cctggtttaattattaaagtcgGAATTAGTGATTTAGTACCTGTTGAAAACAATTCATTGAGAgcacatgaaaaaataaaagaattatttgaaatattcattaaaaataaaaaaatattccaaatt GAATTTGATGAAACTCCTGaaaattacttacaaaatgtaaaatttaaagaaattgaaaatggATTGTATATtaacgattttataaaaaattgctttAATGAATTATCAG aAATTGAATGTCAAAAATCATTGcacacacattttaaaataaacaataaccaTCATGATGATATTAATCTtggaagaaaattaaataataatgatattgtttatttaaaaagtttccaaccacataatattgtttatgttataaaagatataaaattatttaatgaaataacattCAATATTACTCAAGACAAAA ATTCCATACTCAAAACAGATTTCAATGAAGGAGATATTGTTAAAGTTATTTCAGGAAATTCTACATATCGagcaaaaatacaaatgaaacttagtaaatacaattcaatttCTGTTATCAATATTGACACCGGtgcttataattttgttaaaccCAATTCCATTTATGAGTTATCAAACGATTTAATGAAG ATCCCCAGATTATCAATACGACTTAAAGTTTATGatcttcttaaaataaatgccaACACAGGAGATAAAGATTTATtgatatcatatattaaaagtattgaaaaCATTCCTTTATTGGTG AAGTGGGTTCAAAATGATTCAAGtcagtataaatattcaaaaaaatgtgtaattttaaaaagaacagACAATTCTGAAAGTATTTTCACTGAATTTTTTAGAAGTATCAAGGGTACACCATCGTTTATATGTAATG aaatgtcAAATTGTAATGTAAACGATGAAGTAATTaatgaattcaaaaaaaatttgaaaattgacgattttgaaaatgtcaaattaaaaaatggagattattgtataattacctattttaaaaattttaaagacatttatatatgtaaagcTGGTAATGATTTTGATGGTaacttttatactaataatgatataaatagtatgtttAAGGATATGCACCACAGTTCag ATAGTGAAGTAAATGCGAATCCAGTTTTAGGAGACATTGTTAAAGTTTTTTCACCGGCatacaaatcatattatagagcTAAAATTCTTAGTGCTGAAGGTAAAAATTGTTTCcgtgttttatatattgacTATGGTGATATAGAAATGGctgaattatgtaatatatttgagctttcagataatttaaaaaaacag CCTGGAAATGCTATACAAATTGGAATTGATATTTCACTTGATAAAACACCAAatgaagaaataattaatatgtttgatCATTTAGCTACACACGAAATACAATTATCAAtg gAGTTTAATGAATCTGATGAAAAAGGATTGGacaattgtgttttaaaagtCATTTCGAATGgtcttaatattaacaatgaagttttaaaactattatccaATGAATCGCCATCATCCTTATTAGAAA tcaCAAGTTGA
- the LOC114129935 gene encoding probable 28S ribosomal protein S6, mitochondrial: MPSYELCLLFKVLPRPEIAQCLKRTASKIFESGGFIRRIDNLGTADTPWRISSHDAIHKQASYFIVEFDAPSSSLDPFNNYLARDIDVIKRTIYKVPENTPQPACTLHEELKPPAYRSEVKEMIAIGKRKREKEARKKVQFNTGLDYMPFQR; the protein is encoded by the exons ATGCCCAGCTATGAGTTATGTTTGCTGTTCAAAGTCTTGCCAagg ccTGAAATAGCGCAATGTCTAAAACGAACAGCCAGTAAAATCTTTGAATCTGGTGGATTTATACGGCGTATAGACAACCTAGGAACTGCAGATACACCTTGGAGAATAAGTTCACATGACGCAATACACAAACAGGCTagctattttattgttgagtTTGATGCACCTAGTTCATCTTTAGATCCATTCAATAACTATTTAGCAAGAGACATTGACGTAATCAAACgaacaatatataaagttCCTGAAAATACACCTCAACCAGCTTGTACACTCCACGAAGAGCTCAAACCACCAGCATacag gtctGAGGTCAAAGAAATGATTGCAATTGGCAAACGTAAACGTGAGAAAGAAGCAAGGAAGAAAGTGCAATTTAACACTGGTTTAGATTACATGCCATTTCAAAGATAA
- the LOC114129948 gene encoding uncharacterized protein LOC114129948 isoform X2 translates to MYRGRMINYNEFKFNDTRIELIDVGCFYQTKLDNLFVLPYFLLYEQLALPIQFQEFTPKTTKLTIKPNFPKSKLHEGIVLVDVFYNNIKLNNEDEKNQLDTKNKKCITYSPARQEEQKNVSLINGDYCFIQMFNDLSNIYVCKVVKNIENENYTLCDVDDVLSKTIYCKDQKLKKYPILGDTVKVFSFQKQDYYRAKILKKNNDQNSYDVFFIDYGNIETIMSSEIYELPQELCCKPGLIIKVGISDLVPVENNSLRAHEKIKELFEIFIKNKKIFQIEFDETPENYLQNVKFKEIENGLYINDFIKNCFNELSEIECQKSLHTHFKINNNHHDDINLGRKLNNNDIVYLKSFQPHNIVYVIKDIKLFNEITFNITQDKNSILKTDFNEGDIVKVISGNSTYRAKIQMKLSKYNSISVINIDTGAYNFVKPNSIYELSNDLMKIPRLSIRLKVYDLLKINANTGDKDLLISYIKSIENIPLLVKWVQNDSSQYKYSKKCVILKRTDNSESIFTEFFRSIKGTPSFICNEMSNCNVNDEVINEFKKNLKIDDFENVKLKNGDYCIITYFKNFKDIYICKAGNDFDGNFYTNNDINSMFKDMHHSSDSEVNANPVLGDIVKVFSPAYKSYYRAKILSAEGKNCFRVLYIDYGDIEMAELCNIFELSDNLKKQPGNAIQIGIDISLDKTPNEEIINMFDHLATHEIQLSMEFNESDEKGLDNCVLKVISNGLNINNEVLKLLSNESPSSLLEITS, encoded by the exons AT gtatagaGGAAGAATGATAAATTacaatgaattcaaatttaatgatacaaGAATTGAGTTAATTGATGTTGGTTGTTTTTATCAAACTAAATTAGACAATTTGTTTGTTCTTCCATACTTCTTGTTGTATGAACAATTA gcTCTACCAATCCAATTCCAGGAGTTTACACccaaaacaacaaaattaactataaaaccgAATTTTCCTAAAAGC aagcTGCATGAAGGGATTGTGCTTGttgatgttttttataataatatcaagttGAATAACgaagatgaaaaaaatcaattagatacaaaaaataa aaaatgtatcaCTTATAGTCCAGCTAGACAGGAAgagcaaaaaaatgtttcattaataaatggagattattgttttattcaaatgtttaatgatttgtctaatatttatgtatgcaaagttgtgaaaaatattgaaaatgaaaattatactttatgcgATGTTGATgatgttttatcaaaaacaatttactgTAAAG atcaaaaactcaaaaaatatccaattttGGGCGATACTGTCAAAGTGTTTTCATTCCAAAAACAAGATTATTATAGagcaaaaattttgaaaaaaaataatgatcaaaATAGTTATGATGTCTTTTTTATTGACTACGgaaatattgaaacaattaTGTCTAGTGAAATATATGAATTGCCACAAGAATTATGCTGcaag cctggtttaattattaaagtcgGAATTAGTGATTTAGTACCTGTTGAAAACAATTCATTGAGAgcacatgaaaaaataaaagaattatttgaaatattcattaaaaataaaaaaatattccaaatt GAATTTGATGAAACTCCTGaaaattacttacaaaatgtaaaatttaaagaaattgaaaatggATTGTATATtaacgattttataaaaaattgctttAATGAATTATCAG aAATTGAATGTCAAAAATCATTGcacacacattttaaaataaacaataaccaTCATGATGATATTAATCTtggaagaaaattaaataataatgatattgtttatttaaaaagtttccaaccacataatattgtttatgttataaaagatataaaattatttaatgaaataacattCAATATTACTCAAGACAAAA ATTCCATACTCAAAACAGATTTCAATGAAGGAGATATTGTTAAAGTTATTTCAGGAAATTCTACATATCGagcaaaaatacaaatgaaacttagtaaatacaattcaatttCTGTTATCAATATTGACACCGGtgcttataattttgttaaaccCAATTCCATTTATGAGTTATCAAACGATTTAATGAAG ATCCCCAGATTATCAATACGACTTAAAGTTTATGatcttcttaaaataaatgccaACACAGGAGATAAAGATTTATtgatatcatatattaaaagtattgaaaaCATTCCTTTATTGGTG AAGTGGGTTCAAAATGATTCAAGtcagtataaatattcaaaaaaatgtgtaattttaaaaagaacagACAATTCTGAAAGTATTTTCACTGAATTTTTTAGAAGTATCAAGGGTACACCATCGTTTATATGTAATG aaatgtcAAATTGTAATGTAAACGATGAAGTAATTaatgaattcaaaaaaaatttgaaaattgacgattttgaaaatgtcaaattaaaaaatggagattattgtataattacctattttaaaaattttaaagacatttatatatgtaaagcTGGTAATGATTTTGATGGTaacttttatactaataatgatataaatagtatgtttAAGGATATGCACCACAGTTCag ATAGTGAAGTAAATGCGAATCCAGTTTTAGGAGACATTGTTAAAGTTTTTTCACCGGCatacaaatcatattatagagcTAAAATTCTTAGTGCTGAAGGTAAAAATTGTTTCcgtgttttatatattgacTATGGTGATATAGAAATGGctgaattatgtaatatatttgagctttcagataatttaaaaaaacag CCTGGAAATGCTATACAAATTGGAATTGATATTTCACTTGATAAAACACCAAatgaagaaataattaatatgtttgatCATTTAGCTACACACGAAATACAATTATCAAtg gAGTTTAATGAATCTGATGAAAAAGGATTGGacaattgtgttttaaaagtCATTTCGAATGgtcttaatattaacaatgaagttttaaaactattatccaATGAATCGCCATCATCCTTATTAGAAA tcaCAAGTTGA